In Curtobacterium sp. TC1, the following proteins share a genomic window:
- a CDS encoding aldo/keto reductase family oxidoreductase, which yields MKTLELPQTDLTASDVVVGLMRINDMSDEDIRALYSASRDAGVNMFDHAAVYGEWHGCEERFGAAVTLSPAERAEIVLQTKVGIRPTPKGAYFDFSYEHILESVHESLEALQTDHVDVLLLHRPDALVEPEEVAKAFDELHAAGKVHHFGVSNHIPGQVDLLKKHVRQPLAFNQVQLSITHANVISQGLTANMGGLEQSISRDNDILNYSRINDITLQAWSPFQKGFFDGVFLGDREQYAELNDVLEEVAAAHGVTPTGIAVAWITRHPAHFQVVLGTTNPQRVRDSAAGSDVELSREEWYRIFDAAGHTVP from the coding sequence ATCAACGACATGAGCGACGAGGACATCCGCGCGCTCTACAGCGCGTCGCGTGACGCGGGCGTGAACATGTTCGACCACGCCGCGGTCTACGGCGAGTGGCACGGCTGCGAGGAGCGGTTCGGTGCCGCCGTGACGCTGTCGCCCGCGGAGCGCGCAGAGATCGTGCTGCAGACCAAGGTCGGCATCCGGCCGACGCCGAAGGGTGCGTACTTCGACTTCTCGTACGAGCACATCCTCGAGTCCGTGCACGAGTCGCTCGAGGCACTGCAGACCGACCACGTCGACGTCCTGCTGCTGCACCGCCCCGACGCCCTGGTCGAGCCGGAAGAGGTCGCGAAGGCCTTCGACGAGCTGCACGCCGCGGGCAAGGTGCACCACTTCGGCGTCTCGAACCACATCCCCGGCCAGGTCGACCTGCTCAAGAAGCACGTCCGCCAGCCGCTCGCGTTCAACCAGGTGCAGCTGAGCATCACCCACGCCAACGTCATCTCGCAGGGCCTGACCGCGAACATGGGCGGCCTCGAGCAGTCGATCTCCCGCGACAACGACATCCTCAACTACTCGCGCATCAACGACATCACGCTGCAGGCCTGGTCGCCGTTCCAGAAGGGCTTCTTCGACGGCGTCTTCCTGGGCGACCGGGAGCAGTACGCCGAGCTGAACGACGTGCTCGAGGAGGTCGCCGCCGCGCACGGTGTCACACCGACCGGCATCGCGGTCGCGTGGATCACCCGCCACCCCGCGCACTTCCAGGTCGTCCTCGGCACCACGAACCCGCAGCGCGTGCGCGACTCGGCGGCCGGCTCGGACGTCGAGCTGTCACGCGAGGAGTGGTACCGCATCTTCGACGCCGCGGGGCACACCGTTCCGTGA
- a CDS encoding GNAT family N-acetyltransferase, with protein sequence MLHDLALPVRLSARAGSVVVRNAVDSDLDALMALLSDDPISAARGDVAAPEDRPQYAAALRSIADDPANALLVAEDADGRLVGTLQLTRIPGMARRGSTRLLVEAVRVSSALRSGGIGSALMRWVTDIAAPDLGTPLVQLTSDAARTDAHRFYERLGFTGSHVGFKYRVPGVGAR encoded by the coding sequence GTGCTCCACGACCTCGCCCTGCCCGTCCGTCTGTCCGCCCGCGCCGGTTCGGTGGTGGTGCGGAACGCGGTCGACAGCGACCTCGACGCACTGATGGCGCTGCTCTCCGACGACCCGATCAGTGCCGCTCGCGGGGACGTCGCCGCGCCGGAGGACCGCCCGCAGTACGCCGCGGCACTCCGATCGATCGCGGACGACCCGGCGAACGCACTGCTCGTCGCCGAGGACGCCGACGGGCGGCTCGTCGGCACGCTGCAGCTCACCCGGATCCCGGGGATGGCCCGCCGTGGCTCGACCCGGCTGCTCGTCGAGGCCGTGCGGGTCAGCAGCGCACTCCGGTCCGGCGGCATCGGGAGTGCCCTGATGCGCTGGGTCACCGACATCGCGGCTCCGGACCTCGGGACCCCGCTCGTGCAGCTCACCTCGGACGCCGCCCGGACGGATGCGCACCGGTTCTACGAGCGCCTCGGCTTCACCGGCTCGCACGTCGGGTTCAAGTACCGCGTCCCCGGCGTCGGCGCACGCTGA